ACGGAGAATCGCTGTTGCCGGGGTGGACACGCGGTCACGTGGCCGCGCATCTGTCGCTGAACGCGGCGGCGCTCGGCAATCTGGTGCATTGGGCCCGCACCGGCGAGGAGCGGCCGATGTACCCGTCGCGCGAGGCCCGCAACGCCGACATCGAGGCGGCGTCGGGCCGCCCGGCCGACGAGCTGCGGACCTGGTTCGACTCGTCGGCGCGGGTGCTGTCCGAGGCGTTCGGTGAGCTGACGGACGAGCAGTGGCAGGCGCGGATCCGGACCGCTCAGGGCGCGGTGGTCCCGGCGACCCGGATCCCGTGGATGCGGTCGCGTGAGGTGCTGATCCACGCGGTCGACCTGGGCACGGGCATCACCTTCGCCGACCTGCCCGCTGATTTCCTGGACGCCCTGTGCACGGACATCCGCCAGCAACGCGGCGACGTACCCGACCTCACCGCCCCACTCCCGGAGCTCGCCGCCTACCTCGCCGGTCGCCCGTACGCGGATGTCCTCACCGCCGACGGGGCCCCCGCCGCGCCGCTCCCACCCTGGCTCTAGTGCGCCGCGCACTAGCAGGTTGTTCGACCGCTGGCGGGTTGTAACGTGCCAGCGGTCACATAACCCGTCAGTGGCGAGGAGCAGCCGTGGCGCGGAAGGCGGCGATGAGGGCGAGAGCGGTGAAGGCGGCGATGCCGAGGGCCATCAGGCGGGCGCCGTCCACGTGGGAGGTGCCGCCCAGGCTGACCAAGGTGCCGGCGATGGCTGAGGCGACGGTGTTGGCGATCAGCTCGGTCGTGTTGAGGCCGGCGGCTGCTTTCGCGCCTTCGCCCGGGTCGTCCGAGCTGCTCAGCGCGGCGACGCTCAGGTGCGGGAACGCCAGGCCGATGCCGACGCCGCCGACGAACAACGAGGCGGCCCAGGCCACCACGAGCACGGCCGACGCGTTGTTCGCCTGCAGCAGGCCGTAGGCGACCAGACCCACCGTCAGCAGTGCCGGGGCGACCCGGATCGCGCGGCGGGCGGCGCGGTCGCCGAAGTTGACGCTGAACACCTGCACGGCCACCCAGCCGACCGAGATCCCGGCGCCGACCAGCCCGGCGAGCAGCGGCGAGAGCCCGGCGAGCTTCTGGCCGAACAGCGGAATGAAGGCCTCCGTCATGACGCCGGCGCAGAGCGCGGCGACGGTGAGGTACACCCACTTCAGTGGGCTGCCGCGCCGGTACGTCCGCGCGGGCAGCACGCTGGTCCGGCCGCGCATCTCGACCAGCAGGAACGCGACGAGCAGCAGGACACCGGCGATCAGCGCCGCCACCAGCGGCGCACCGTGCGGCACCGTCGAGCTGACGCTGAAAGCGGCCGCCGTCAGCGTCAGCAGCACCAGCGACCAGACCGGCAGCGGCGTACGGTCGGGCGAGCCGCCGCCGTGCGGAAGCGCTCGCCGGGTCAGCACCGCGAGAACGATCGCGACCAGCAGCAGGAAGCCGTACGCCCCGCGCCACGCGCCCAGCTCGGCGAACAGACCGCCGAGGGTCGGCCCGACCAGCGTGCCGACGCCCCACATCGCCGAGATCAAGCCGGTGGCGCGAGTCCACAGCCGCGCGGGCAGCGCCGCGCTGATGACGGCGTATCCGAGCCCCGCGAGCAGGCCGCCGCCGAATCCCTGCACGATCCGGCCCGCGACCAGCAATTCCATGGTCGGGCTCAGCAGGTTCGCGAGGGTGCCGAGCCCGAACACGCCGAAGCCGATCAGGTACGCCGTCGACGCGCCCCAGGCGCCGACGATCCGGCTGACCAGCATCGAGGCGATCACCGCCGCCATCAGGAAGCCGGTCGAGACCCAGGCGTAGTACGCCGCGCCGCCGATGTCGTCGACGATCGACGGCATCAGCGCGGCGGTGAAGTACAGGTTGATCGCGTACAGCGCGACGCCGCCGGCCAGGACCGAAACACTGGCCAGGTAGGTCCGCGAGAACAGCTCGCCCCAACTGCCCGCGGACGATTCGTCAACGTCCGCGGGGGGTTCGGAGAAATCGGTGGTCATGAGCCGAAACGCTAAAGGCTCAAGTTAAGTTGAAGTCAAACGTGGTCAGACCTCGACGTGCGAGCCGATGATGACGGTCCGGTCGCGGGGCAGGCTGAAGGCCTCGGCGGCGTCCGCGGTGATGTGCGAGGTGGCCAGGAACAACTGCTTGCGCCAGCCGGCCATCGTCCGCGCCTTGCCGCGCCGGAGCTCGATCTTGGACAGGAAGTACGACGCCTGGTCGAGATCCAGCGGTCCCTCGGAGTCGGCCGGATCCAGCAGCGCCAGCGCGGCCGGTACGTTCGGGCGCTCCATGTAGCCGAACTTGATCGTGACGTGGGTGATCCCGTCGTCGCCGTACCCGAGGTCGTTCACCGTCACCCGGTTCTCGTCGGCGACCCGCGGCACCGGCTCGGTGTCGATCGCGACGATCACCACATGCTCGTGCCGGACCTCGTTGTGCCGGACGTTGGCGCGCAGCGCCAGCGGGGCGCTGACGCCACCACGGTTCAGGAAGATCGCCGTCCCCGGGACCGTCCGGACGGCCAGCTTGCCGGAGCTCAGCTCGTCGATGAACTCCTGCAGCGAACCTTCGGCCCGCTCCCGCTCGCGGGTGACGACCTCGCGACCGCGCTGCCAGGTAGTCATCACGATGAACGCGGTCAGCGCGATCAGCAGGGGCAGCCACGCGCCGTGCAGCAGCTTGGTCAGGTTGGCCGCGATGAACAGCAGGTCGACCGTGAGCAGCGGGACCGCGCCGAGCGCGATCAGCCACTTCGGGACGTTCCAGCGGTAGTGCGCGACATAGAAGAACAGCAGCGTCGTGATGCTGATCGTCCCGGTCACGGTCATCCCGTACGCGTACGCCAACGCGGCCGAACTGCGGAACGCGAAGATCAGCGTCAGCACCGACACGAACAGCAGCCAGTTGACGAACGGTACGTAGATCTGGCCGATCGTGGTCGCTGAGGTGTGCGTGACCCGCAACCGCGGCAGGTACCCGAGGCGGGCGGCCTGCGCCATCACCGAGTAGGCGCCGGTGATCACCGCCTGCGACGCGATCACGGTCGCGGCCGTGGCCAGCAGCACCAGCGGCAGCCGGCCCCAACTCGGCACCAGCAGGAAGAACGGGCCGCTGATGTTCGCGTGGTCTTTCAGGATCAGCGCGCCCTGGCCCATGTAGCTGAGGGTGCAGGCCGGCAGCACCAGGAACAGCCAGCCGCGACTGATCGCCTTGCGGCCGAAGTGCCCCATGTCCGCGTACAGCGCCTCGGCGCCGGTGATCGACAGCACGATCGCCGCGAGCGCGAAGAACGCGATGTGGAAGTGCCCGGCCAGGAACCCGATCGCGTACGTCGGGGAGAGCGCCTTGAGGATCTGCGGGTGCGTGAAGATGCCGCCGATCCCGGCCACGCCGATGACCGTGAACCAGGCGATCATGACCGGCCCGAAGACCCGGCCGACCGATTCGGTACCCCGGCGCTGGGCCATGAACAGCAAGGTGATGATGACCGCGGTGATCGGGATGACGTACTGGCCGAGTGACGGCTCGACCAGTTTGAGTCCCTCGACCGCCGACAGCACCGAGATCGCCGGGGTGATCATGCCGTCGCCGAAGAACAACGACGCCCCGAACAGGCCCACCGTCGCCAGCACCGCGGCGGCCCGCCGGCCGGGGTGCGTGGAGCGCCATTTGCGCAGCAGCGTGATGAGCGCCATCACGCCGCCCTCACCGTCGTTGTCGGCGCGCATCGTGAGCATCACGTACGTGACGGTGACGATGATCATCACCGACCAGAAGATCAGCGACACCACGCCGTACACGTTGTTGTCGCTGACCGGCACCGGGTGCGGGTCAGCCGGGTTGAACACCGTCTGCAGGGTGTAGATCGGGCTGGTGCCGATGTCCCCGAACACGACCCCGAGCGCACCGACGATCACCGCCAGCCGGGCCGTGTCGTGCAGGGTGCTGCCGGTGCCCGCGGGCTCGGTGGCCGCCGCGGTGGAGTCCGGCCCGGCAGGCTCTTTCTGATCCGTCACATCCTCGGACGATACCCGTCCGAAGAGCTACCGGGCCGGACGTCGGGGCCGCTTCCGCCACCGGGCTCGGTGCGCGCGGTTAATCTGGCGCGGTGACAGCTCGATTGATCATCGTCAACGGTGGGTCCAGCTCGGGGAAGACCGGGATCGTGCGATGCCTCCAGGCCGTACTGGACGAGCCGTGGCTGGCGTTCAGCGTCGACGACTTCGTGGACGCGCTGCCGGCCGGGATGGACGGCTCCGCCGACGGGATCGTGATCGGTCCGGACGGCGAGGTGACGGTCGGGCCCGGATTCCGCCGGCTGGACGCGGCCTGGCTCGCGGGCATCGTCGCGATGTGCCGCGCCGGCGGGCGGGTGATCGTCGACGACGTGTTCCTCGGCGGCCCGTCCTCGCAACAGCGGTGGAAGGACGCGATCGGCGACCTGGAGACGGTCTGGGCCGGCGTCCACTGTGACCCTGCCGTCGCCGCCGGCCGCGAGATCGCCCGTGGCGACCGCGCCAAGGGCATGGCCGCACAGCAGGCCGTCGTGGTGCACGAGGGCGTGAAGTACGACGTCGAGGTCGACACGTCCCACGCCGAGTCGATCGACTGCGCCCGCACGATCGCCGCGTACGTGATGCGCTGACTGGCGTACTGAAGGACAGGTAGTGCACTGCTGAGACGGTGTACGCGTGGCGGGTCGCGCGCTCAGGTGCACTAGCTGGGCCGAAACACCTCCTGTTCTTCGGTACGCGTTGGGCGTGGAAGGATTTGGGGGTGCGGCTTACTGAAGAGCAGCGGGGATTGCTGGAGTGGTTGGCGGATGTGGTCGTGCCGGGGGACGAGAGTCCGTCGGCGGCCGGCGGAGTGGTGGAGTTCGTCGAGCGGGTGCTGACGACGGACCGGCCGGACTGGCTCCCGCGGGTCGAACGCGGCCTCGCGGTCGCCGCCGAAGCCCGCGCGGGGGAGGCGCTGGGTGGGTTGTTGGGTGGTGGGGATGTCGGGTGGTTGGTGTGGCTGGTGGTGCAGGGGTACTACTCAAGCGCGGCGGGCTGGGAGTCGGTGGGGTGGCGGTCGCGGGAGTTCGAGGCGGCCGGCGCGCGGCTGGTGGTGACGGCCAGGGACGCGTTGGCGGAGCGGTACGACTGTGTGGTGATCGGCTCGGGAGCGGGCGGGGGAGCGGCCGCGCAGGTGTTGGCTGAGTCGGGGCGTTCGGTCCTGGTCGTGGAGTTGGGCAGCTATCCGGCGACGTCCGACCTCGCCCGCGACCACCTGCGAAACCCACGCTCCGTCGCCGGACTACCCGCGCCGACCGACCCGGACCCGCACGGCCGCCCGCGGATCTCGGTGGTCGACGGCGTGCGGACCCGCGTACTCCCACCGGACGGTGGCTGGGGAAACAACGCGTTCACGGTCGGCGGCGGCACCCGGGTGTACGGCGCGCAGGCCTGGCGTTTCGTACCACTGGACTTCCGGATGGCGTCGACGTACGGCGTACCCGAAGGCAGCGCCCTGTCCGACTGGCCGATCTCGTACGAAGACCTGGACCCGTACTACTCCCTCGCCGAACAACGCTTCGGCGTGAGCGGCGGCGGCACCGACCCGTGGCACGAGCCGCGGTCGCTGCCCATGCCTGCACTTCCACGCACCGGGCCAACACACCGATTGGCGGAGGCGGCCGAACGGCTCGGCTGGGGCACGCTCGACGTACCTCTACTGATCAACTCGACCGACTACCAAGGACGGTCCGCCTGCGTACGTTGCGCGCAGTGCGTCGGCTTCGCCTGCCCGGTCGAGGCGAAGGGCGGTACGCACAACACTGCCCTTCCGGCCGCGCTCGCCACCGGCAACTGCACTCTCGTCATTGAGACAACCGCCGAACGGCTGGTGACGGATTCAGCCGGCCGAGTCGTCGGCGTCGCGCTGGTGGCCACCGATGCGTACGGCCAGCTTTGGCGACGCACCGTTTCCTGCGCCGAGGTGGTTGTGGCCGCGGGTGCCTCCGAGACGCCGCGGTTGTTGCTGAACAGCGCGCACGACGGCGAGCCGGACGGGATCGGCAACAACCAGGATCAGGTCGGCCGCCACCTGCAGGCACACGTGTACGCGGGCGCGGTCGGGCTGTTCGACGACGAAGTGACCGATTTCGCCGGGCCGGGGGTGTCGATCGCGACCTGCGACTTCCGGCACGGGAACGATGGGATCGTCGGCGGTGGGATGCTCGCGAACGAGTTCGTGCCGACGCCCGCCGCCACGTACGACTATCTGACGAGTGCCGGGTTGATCCCGCGGACCGGCCTGGCGAGCAAGCAGGCGCTGCGGCGGGAACTGCAGCGGATGGTGCGGGTGGTCGGGCCGATCCAGGAGATGTCGTCGGCGGAGTCGCGGGTACGGGTCGATCGGTCCGTGGTCGACCGGTTCGGGAATCCGGTGGTGGTGACGAGTGGGTCGATCCATCCGGAGGATGTTCGCGCGCATGCGTTCATGAGCGCGAAGGCGAAGGCGTGGCTGGAGGAGGCCGGCGCCGTGCGGACGGCGGTCGGGGAGGCTGGCAGCCGGGGTCAGGCGAGTACCGGTCAGCATCAGGCCGGCAGCTGCCGGATGGGCACGGACCCGGCCCGGTCGGTGACCGATCCGAACGGCCGGGTGTGGGGTCACGACAACGTCTGGATCGCCGACGCCTCGCTCCACGTCACCAACGGCGGCGTCAACCCGGTCCTCACCGTCCTCGCCAACTCACTCCGCATCGCCGAGCGGATCACCCGCGGCTGAACCCCGCCGCGTGGCTTACCCCGTGTCGCCTGGCGGATCGCCTACGGCTGAGGTCAGGCGTTGGTGCGGGAGATCCCGACGCCGCTGTGGGTCTCGCGGCCGTACTTGGCGATCTCGGCCTGGAGGTCCAGGCGCGCGATGCCGGTCTTGTTCCGGTCCTCGTCGGTGAGCAGCGCGGCCGGGATGATCCAGACGATCTCGAACTCGAGCCCGTCCGGGTCCCGCCCGTACAGCGACTTGGTGGTGCCGTGGTCGGATGCGCCGACAAGAGCGCTGTGCGCGCCGAGCGCCGCGGCCAGCTCTTCCAGGTCACCGAGCGTGTCCACCTCCCAGGCGAGGTGGTACAGCCCGACCGACGTCCGCCCGGCACCGGACGGCGCCGCCTGCGAACCGATCTGGAACAGCCCGAGGTCGTGGTCGTTGCTGGACCCCGGCGCCCGCAGGAACGCCGCGCCGGGAATGGCGTCGCCGGTCTCGGTGTACCCGAAGCCGAGGACGTCTCGGTAGAACGCGACGCTCGCCGCGACGTCGCGTACGTACAGGACCGCGTGGTTC
The genomic region above belongs to Kribbella solani and contains:
- a CDS encoding GMC family oxidoreductase, with product MRLTEEQRGLLEWLADVVVPGDESPSAAGGVVEFVERVLTTDRPDWLPRVERGLAVAAEARAGEALGGLLGGGDVGWLVWLVVQGYYSSAAGWESVGWRSREFEAAGARLVVTARDALAERYDCVVIGSGAGGGAAAQVLAESGRSVLVVELGSYPATSDLARDHLRNPRSVAGLPAPTDPDPHGRPRISVVDGVRTRVLPPDGGWGNNAFTVGGGTRVYGAQAWRFVPLDFRMASTYGVPEGSALSDWPISYEDLDPYYSLAEQRFGVSGGGTDPWHEPRSLPMPALPRTGPTHRLAEAAERLGWGTLDVPLLINSTDYQGRSACVRCAQCVGFACPVEAKGGTHNTALPAALATGNCTLVIETTAERLVTDSAGRVVGVALVATDAYGQLWRRTVSCAEVVVAAGASETPRLLLNSAHDGEPDGIGNNQDQVGRHLQAHVYAGAVGLFDDEVTDFAGPGVSIATCDFRHGNDGIVGGGMLANEFVPTPAATYDYLTSAGLIPRTGLASKQALRRELQRMVRVVGPIQEMSSAESRVRVDRSVVDRFGNPVVVTSGSIHPEDVRAHAFMSAKAKAWLEEAGAVRTAVGEAGSRGQASTGQHQAGSCRMGTDPARSVTDPNGRVWGHDNVWIADASLHVTNGGVNPVLTVLANSLRIAERITRG
- a CDS encoding KUP/HAK/KT family potassium transporter — its product is MTDQKEPAGPDSTAAATEPAGTGSTLHDTARLAVIVGALGVVFGDIGTSPIYTLQTVFNPADPHPVPVSDNNVYGVVSLIFWSVMIIVTVTYVMLTMRADNDGEGGVMALITLLRKWRSTHPGRRAAAVLATVGLFGASLFFGDGMITPAISVLSAVEGLKLVEPSLGQYVIPITAVIITLLFMAQRRGTESVGRVFGPVMIAWFTVIGVAGIGGIFTHPQILKALSPTYAIGFLAGHFHIAFFALAAIVLSITGAEALYADMGHFGRKAISRGWLFLVLPACTLSYMGQGALILKDHANISGPFFLLVPSWGRLPLVLLATAATVIASQAVITGAYSVMAQAARLGYLPRLRVTHTSATTIGQIYVPFVNWLLFVSVLTLIFAFRSSAALAYAYGMTVTGTISITTLLFFYVAHYRWNVPKWLIALGAVPLLTVDLLFIAANLTKLLHGAWLPLLIALTAFIVMTTWQRGREVVTRERERAEGSLQEFIDELSSGKLAVRTVPGTAIFLNRGGVSAPLALRANVRHNEVRHEHVVIVAIDTEPVPRVADENRVTVNDLGYGDDGITHVTIKFGYMERPNVPAALALLDPADSEGPLDLDQASYFLSKIELRRGKARTMAGWRKQLFLATSHITADAAEAFSLPRDRTVIIGSHVEV
- a CDS encoding maleylpyruvate isomerase family mycothiol-dependent enzyme; this translates as MDRVHEWIDEGTELCRGALAELDGESLLPGWTRGHVAAHLSLNAAALGNLVHWARTGEERPMYPSREARNADIEAASGRPADELRTWFDSSARVLSEAFGELTDEQWQARIRTAQGAVVPATRIPWMRSREVLIHAVDLGTGITFADLPADFLDALCTDIRQQRGDVPDLTAPLPELAAYLAGRPYADVLTADGAPAAPLPPWL
- the cpt gene encoding chloramphenicol phosphotransferase CPT; translation: MTARLIIVNGGSSSGKTGIVRCLQAVLDEPWLAFSVDDFVDALPAGMDGSADGIVIGPDGEVTVGPGFRRLDAAWLAGIVAMCRAGGRVIVDDVFLGGPSSQQRWKDAIGDLETVWAGVHCDPAVAAGREIARGDRAKGMAAQQAVVVHEGVKYDVEVDTSHAESIDCARTIAAYVMR
- a CDS encoding VOC family protein produces the protein MAIFRLNHAVLYVRDVAASVAFYRDVLGFGYTETGDAIPGAAFLRAPGSSNDHDLGLFQIGSQAAPSGAGRTSVGLYHLAWEVDTLGDLEELAAALGAHSALVGASDHGTTKSLYGRDPDGLEFEIVWIIPAALLTDEDRNKTGIARLDLQAEIAKYGRETHSGVGISRTNA
- a CDS encoding MFS transporter; this translates as MTTDFSEPPADVDESSAGSWGELFSRTYLASVSVLAGGVALYAINLYFTAALMPSIVDDIGGAAYYAWVSTGFLMAAVIASMLVSRIVGAWGASTAYLIGFGVFGLGTLANLLSPTMELLVAGRIVQGFGGGLLAGLGYAVISAALPARLWTRATGLISAMWGVGTLVGPTLGGLFAELGAWRGAYGFLLLVAIVLAVLTRRALPHGGGSPDRTPLPVWSLVLLTLTAAAFSVSSTVPHGAPLVAALIAGVLLLVAFLLVEMRGRTSVLPARTYRRGSPLKWVYLTVAALCAGVMTEAFIPLFGQKLAGLSPLLAGLVGAGISVGWVAVQVFSVNFGDRAARRAIRVAPALLTVGLVAYGLLQANNASAVLVVAWAASLFVGGVGIGLAFPHLSVAALSSSDDPGEGAKAAAGLNTTELIANTVASAIAGTLVSLGGTSHVDGARLMALGIAAFTALALIAAFRATAAPRH